AAGAAGATCACGCGCGCGATGGAGCTCATCGCGGCATCCCGCGTGGTCAAGGCGCGCCGCCGGGTCGAGCAGTCGACGCCATACGCGCTGGCCCTGACCCGGGCGTGCTCGGCAGTCGCGACGCACAGCAACACCGACCATGCGCTCACGACCGAGCGGGAGAATCCCAAGCGCGCCGCGGTGCTCATCTGCACCAGCGACCGCGGGTTGGCGGGCGCCTACTCGGTCAACGCGATCAAGAAGTCGGCGGAGCTGATCGAGCGGCTGACGGGCGAGGGCAAGGAAGTCGTGCCCTACCTGGTCGGTCGCAAGGCGGTGAGCTACTACAAGTTCCGGCGTCGTGAGTACGAGCAGGAATGGACCGGCTTCACCGACAGCCCGGACTTCGAGACCGCGGCCGAGGTCGGCGAGGCGCTCAGCGCGCAGTTCATCGCCGGCAGCGAAGAGGGCGGCGTGGACGAGGTCCACATCGTTTACACCCGGTTCGTGAGCATGGTCGACCAGGAGCCGCAGGTCGTCCGCCTGCTGCCCCTGGAGGTCGTCGAGGGTGACATCGACACCGACGGTGACGGTGTGCCCGACAAGGGTCCGCTGCCGCTGTACGAGTTCGAGCCGGAGGCGGACAAGGTGCTGGACGCCCTGCTGCCGAAGTACATCACCTCGCGGATCTACAACTCGTTCCTGCAGTCGGCGGCGTCCGAGCTGGCGGCCCGCCAGCGCGCGATGAAGTCGGCGACGGACAACGCCGAGGAACTCATCAACACCTACACCCGCCTCGCCAACCAGGCACGGCAGGCCGAGATCACCCAAGAGATCAGCGAGATCGTTGGTGGCGCCAGCGCTCTGGCCGATGCCTCCTGACGCGTTCGACACGAGAAAGAGAAAGACGTTATGAGTGAGATTGCCCACGAGGTGGACGTTCTCGACAAAGAGG
This genomic window from Flexivirga oryzae contains:
- a CDS encoding F0F1 ATP synthase subunit gamma — protein: MGAQMRIYRQRIRSVQATKKITRAMELIAASRVVKARRRVEQSTPYALALTRACSAVATHSNTDHALTTERENPKRAAVLICTSDRGLAGAYSVNAIKKSAELIERLTGEGKEVVPYLVGRKAVSYYKFRRREYEQEWTGFTDSPDFETAAEVGEALSAQFIAGSEEGGVDEVHIVYTRFVSMVDQEPQVVRLLPLEVVEGDIDTDGDGVPDKGPLPLYEFEPEADKVLDALLPKYITSRIYNSFLQSAASELAARQRAMKSATDNAEELINTYTRLANQARQAEITQEISEIVGGASALADAS